The Thermocrinis ruber genome has a window encoding:
- a CDS encoding transglutaminase-like domain-containing protein: MAQELSRNAKTDEEKLKRVIEHFSKGYTYSLKLEKFEGDPLEYFLLVSKKGNCEYYASATALLLRLMGVPARVVGGFKGAIWNNYGNYYIITNSMAHVWVEAYINGKWVRVDTTPPYQSPALKRISTLSLIMDSIVSFWYSNVVGFSAEKQISLFKAFGKGLRWSVKKENLAVVLKYILLTALALVLLYLPFYLYRRLKKDPENLFRRLQETLNSKDSPERLLEKFKGKEQYRYVEYIVRLYQRYKYSNYRVYPDEVMEGYRVLKILKDTLNSSRRSSP; the protein is encoded by the coding sequence TTGGCACAGGAGCTATCCCGCAACGCAAAAACTGACGAAGAAAAGCTAAAAAGGGTAATTGAGCACTTTTCCAAGGGATACACCTACTCCCTTAAGTTGGAAAAGTTTGAAGGAGACCCCCTTGAATACTTTTTGCTGGTTTCCAAGAAGGGAAACTGTGAATACTACGCCAGTGCCACTGCCCTACTGCTTAGGCTTATGGGTGTGCCCGCGCGGGTGGTGGGAGGCTTTAAGGGAGCCATTTGGAACAACTACGGAAACTACTACATTATCACCAACTCTATGGCTCACGTGTGGGTGGAGGCGTACATTAACGGAAAGTGGGTAAGGGTGGATACCACCCCTCCCTACCAGTCCCCAGCCCTTAAACGCATATCAACCCTCTCTTTGATAATGGACAGCATAGTTTCCTTCTGGTATAGCAATGTGGTGGGCTTTTCCGCCGAAAAGCAGATAAGCCTTTTTAAAGCCTTTGGCAAAGGCCTCAGGTGGAGCGTCAAGAAGGAAAACCTTGCGGTAGTGTTAAAGTATATACTCCTAACCGCCTTAGCCTTAGTCCTGCTTTATTTACCCTTTTACCTCTACAGAAGGTTAAAGAAGGACCCAGAGAACCTCTTCAGAAGACTACAAGAAACATTAAACTCCAAAGATAGCCCCGAAAGGCTCTTAGAGAAGTTCAAAGGCAAAGAACAGTACAGGTACGTAGAATACATAGTAAGGCTATACCAAAGGTACAAATACTCCAACTACAGGGTTTATCCCGATGAGGTTATGGAAGGCTACAGAGTTTTAAAGATCCTAAAGGATACACTCAATAGTTCCCGTCGCTCCTCACCTTGA
- a CDS encoding DUF3488 domain-containing protein, giving the protein MRSSTLKRLIESSRASTLIWVYLSAIVGVLSLVGMAEVPYLLVCLSFLFAGLFMDYKQTYPIRRLFLNIFGVVMVLYFGSQLSLENLVGPLSNLLLILLGIKFLEEKKPRDMYQILLLSLLCISLATLHNLSLSFLLFLLVFSFLSITSLVFINSYRQSQRDYQRAEVFFHYFKVSLALFISVFLFAVPFFVGLPRSQFPILDLFGRGEGLKTGIAREVSLGKVGEIQQDNTLAFRVYGLSQGLKDPYWRIQVFDTYQKGRWVINLKGSQPLPKGTGDVQYTVVLEPHYDDYLPALDYPYSLSTLEGIKAQVFVAPGGVFRASTSINRPIRYTASSVFEPPNWDEDLGSYLEVPKDVPKG; this is encoded by the coding sequence ATGCGCTCCAGTACCTTAAAAAGACTGATTGAAAGCTCAAGGGCCTCTACCCTAATATGGGTTTATCTATCGGCTATCGTTGGCGTATTGTCTTTGGTGGGTATGGCAGAAGTTCCTTACCTTTTGGTATGCCTCTCCTTCCTATTTGCGGGTCTTTTCATGGATTACAAACAGACCTATCCCATCAGACGGCTGTTTCTAAACATCTTTGGCGTGGTGATGGTCCTCTACTTTGGCTCTCAGCTTAGCCTTGAAAATCTTGTGGGACCTCTTTCAAACCTACTTCTCATCCTACTTGGCATAAAGTTCCTTGAGGAGAAAAAGCCAAGGGATATGTACCAGATTTTGCTTCTCAGTTTGCTCTGCATATCTTTGGCTACCCTCCACAACCTATCTCTGAGCTTTCTGCTTTTTTTGCTGGTCTTTAGCTTTCTTTCCATTACCTCCCTCGTGTTTATAAACTCTTACAGACAAAGCCAGAGGGATTACCAGAGGGCGGAGGTATTCTTCCACTACTTCAAGGTCTCTTTAGCTTTGTTTATCTCTGTCTTTTTGTTTGCCGTTCCTTTTTTCGTGGGACTTCCCAGGAGCCAGTTTCCCATTTTGGACCTTTTTGGCAGGGGCGAAGGTCTAAAGACGGGCATAGCAAGGGAAGTTTCTTTGGGAAAGGTGGGAGAAATCCAACAGGACAATACCTTAGCCTTTAGGGTCTATGGACTAAGTCAGGGGCTCAAGGATCCCTACTGGAGGATTCAGGTCTTTGACACCTATCAAAAGGGGCGTTGGGTTATTAACTTGAAGGGAAGCCAACCCCTGCCAAAAGGGACAGGGGATGTGCAATACACAGTAGTTTTGGAGCCCCATTACGATGACTACCTACCCGCCTTGGATTACCCCTACAGCTTGAGCACTTTGGAAGGTATAAAAGCTCAGGTTTTTGTTGCGCCCGGTGGCGTTTTTAGGGCTTCCACTTCAATAAACAGACCCATCCGATACACCGCCAGTTCTGTCTTTGAGCCCCCAAACTGGGATGAGGACCTTGGGTCCTATCTTGAAGTGCCAAAGGATGTGCCAAAGGGCTAA
- a CDS encoding HD domain-containing protein gives MFKDISDPIYQFIRLYPKELKIIDSFVFQRLRYVKQLGVAHMVFPSAQHTRFEHSLGVMNLAGEMYMSLGYKDQRLFEIVRLAGLLHDVGHPPFSHTTEVLLGDKSHEHIGKELVLGEIGEELKSLGFSQEDVELLARLAFKEPKDEEERSLSHIITGELGADRMDYLRRDAYFCGTSYGFFDYRRILNHLERRDGKKCVNKSALRALESFFLGRFFMYVQVYFHKVVRILNIHLLELINSYIERGLFSKEEFHKLTDAHFIALALKEKENPLVRRLFLREHFREIYKGEDPKEFEQVKSYLLERFDEKDLRFDIAEKNLIEEESYISYDAELKELREVSQIMRNLPKIRIYRIYIEPRLKEHALQYLKKTD, from the coding sequence ATGTTTAAGGACATCTCCGATCCGATCTATCAGTTCATAAGGCTCTATCCAAAAGAGCTAAAGATAATTGATAGCTTTGTCTTTCAGAGGCTAAGGTATGTAAAGCAGTTGGGAGTTGCACACATGGTTTTTCCCTCCGCCCAGCATACTCGCTTTGAACACTCCCTTGGGGTTATGAACTTGGCGGGGGAGATGTATATGAGCCTTGGCTACAAAGATCAGAGGCTCTTTGAGATCGTACGCTTGGCGGGGCTTTTGCACGATGTGGGACATCCACCCTTTTCTCATACCACTGAAGTTCTTTTGGGGGACAAAAGCCACGAACACATAGGAAAGGAGCTTGTCCTCGGAGAGATAGGAGAGGAGTTAAAAAGCCTTGGCTTTTCTCAGGAGGATGTGGAACTTTTAGCACGCCTTGCCTTTAAAGAACCAAAGGACGAGGAGGAGAGGTCCCTTTCCCACATAATAACGGGGGAGCTTGGGGCAGATAGGATGGATTACCTAAGAAGGGATGCATACTTTTGTGGAACTTCTTATGGGTTTTTTGATTACCGCAGAATTTTGAACCACTTAGAAAGACGAGACGGCAAAAAATGCGTCAACAAAAGCGCCCTGAGGGCTTTGGAGAGCTTTTTCTTGGGTAGGTTCTTTATGTACGTGCAGGTTTATTTCCACAAGGTGGTACGCATACTCAACATCCACCTTCTGGAGCTTATAAACAGCTACATAGAGAGGGGGCTCTTTTCCAAGGAAGAGTTTCATAAGCTTACAGATGCACACTTTATTGCCCTTGCCCTCAAAGAAAAGGAAAATCCTTTAGTTAGAAGGCTCTTCTTGAGGGAACACTTCAGAGAAATTTATAAGGGCGAGGACCCAAAAGAGTTTGAACAGGTTAAAAGTTATCTTTTGGAAAGGTTTGATGAAAAGGACCTGAGGTTTGACATAGCAGAGAAGAACCTTATAGAGGAGGAGTCCTATATAAGCTACGACGCAGAGTTAAAGGAACTCAGGGAAGTATCTCAGATTATGCGAAACCTTCCCAAGATACGGATATACAGAATATACATAGAGCCAAGGTTAAAAGAGCATGCGCTCCAGTACCTTAAAAAGACTGATTGA
- the secD gene encoding protein translocase subunit SecD — translation MKNFYANLFAFLLLWVACVGIVFYKPVNLGLDLRGGVSILLQPDLSYALEQEYQRLSKDLYDKLREERVPVLDVLASKEGIKVELLEDAKIEQVIQKNFPRLEIRERGKGYVLLALKEQEISALREGTISQTIEVLRKRIDELGVVQPVITKVGQDRVLVELPGILDLERAKSVIGKTALLELKLVVDAGSREDLEKKLTPDLELLPSRDNTQWFLVEKTAVITGADLKTAYTSQDEFGRPAVSFELTDEGAKKFGEATEKNIGRALAIVLDKKVISAPVIRSRITSTGQITGQFTLDEAKELAIVLRAGALPTKVDFLQESVIGPSLGRDAIEQGIKAGVLGFVLLALLLLFRYKTAGITANLSIILNALMLWAGMVLLGATLTLPGIAGIILNMGIAVDSNVLIFERVKEELRLGNSIRKAIELGYRRTLSAVFDTHITLLVAALILFQFGSGPVKGFATTLTLGTIASFVSNVYFAKFLLEVLHKLKAFRI, via the coding sequence ATGAAAAACTTTTACGCAAATCTTTTCGCCTTTTTGTTGCTGTGGGTAGCCTGCGTGGGAATTGTCTTTTACAAACCTGTAAATCTTGGGCTGGACCTAAGGGGTGGTGTGTCTATACTGCTCCAACCGGACCTTTCTTACGCCTTGGAACAGGAATATCAAAGGCTGAGTAAAGATTTATACGATAAACTGAGGGAGGAGAGAGTTCCCGTGCTTGATGTTCTGGCAAGCAAAGAGGGTATAAAGGTAGAGCTTTTGGAGGACGCTAAAATAGAGCAGGTGATCCAAAAGAACTTCCCACGTCTTGAGATAAGGGAAAGGGGCAAAGGTTATGTCTTGCTTGCTTTAAAAGAGCAGGAGATATCTGCCCTAAGGGAGGGAACTATAAGCCAAACCATTGAAGTGTTGAGGAAAAGAATAGATGAACTGGGAGTGGTTCAACCAGTCATTACCAAGGTGGGGCAGGATAGGGTTCTGGTGGAACTACCGGGTATTTTGGATTTGGAGAGGGCCAAATCTGTTATAGGAAAAACCGCCCTCTTGGAGCTAAAGCTTGTAGTTGATGCGGGCAGCAGGGAAGACCTTGAAAAAAAACTAACACCAGATCTGGAGCTACTTCCTTCAAGGGACAACACCCAGTGGTTTTTGGTGGAAAAGACAGCGGTTATAACGGGGGCGGACCTAAAGACCGCCTACACCTCTCAGGATGAGTTTGGAAGACCTGCGGTTAGCTTTGAGCTAACAGACGAAGGGGCAAAGAAGTTTGGAGAAGCTACCGAGAAAAACATAGGCAGAGCCCTTGCCATAGTGTTGGATAAAAAGGTAATTTCCGCACCGGTTATAAGAAGCAGAATAACCAGCACTGGGCAGATAACTGGGCAATTTACCTTGGATGAAGCTAAGGAGCTTGCCATTGTGCTTAGAGCTGGTGCTCTTCCCACAAAGGTTGATTTCTTGCAGGAGAGTGTTATAGGACCAAGCCTTGGTAGGGACGCTATAGAGCAGGGGATAAAGGCCGGTGTCTTGGGCTTTGTACTCTTAGCCCTTTTGCTTTTGTTCAGATACAAAACTGCGGGCATAACCGCCAACCTTTCTATAATCCTCAACGCCCTTATGCTATGGGCTGGCATGGTTCTTTTGGGTGCCACTTTAACATTACCCGGCATTGCGGGGATAATACTGAACATGGGAATAGCGGTAGATTCCAACGTGCTGATCTTTGAGAGGGTAAAGGAAGAGCTGAGGCTTGGGAACAGCATAAGAAAGGCAATAGAGCTTGGCTACAGGAGAACTTTGAGTGCAGTCTTTGATACTCACATAACACTCTTGGTTGCAGCGCTAATACTCTTTCAGTTTGGCAGTGGTCCGGTAAAGGGTTTTGCCACCACCTTAACCCTCGGAACAATAGCCTCTTTTGTGTCAAACGTGTATTTTGCCAAGTTTCTTCTTGAAGTCCTACACAAACTAAAGGCTTTCAGAATATAA
- a CDS encoding OmpA family protein, whose product MKNITILKVLTVAIMFSASAQQMDFRVSEGIAESQRLIEVAYKAGGREKSPYHFEKARAYRDLSVLFASEMEEVSSKIFAIKSMNSASKSIEGSAELDKLSEPELPPNRGKPTIDLKAIYANLQKIREEKAFSCAPKELANAEAYYEGLIHELSKERPKASLVQSLYDSFLSNYLLAKEKVDIAKRESLVCYTGKVELPVAQAEPMEPVVQKPIEPQEPAKVEEPLMVRARIHFDFNKADIKKEYIPLLKEVAKVLKENPNINLRIEGYTDDIGTKAYNQKLALRRAMAVKNFLVKEGIKPERIQIVGFGKERYIAENTTPIGRLTNRRAEFIVIQVPTQ is encoded by the coding sequence ATGAAAAATATTACGATCTTAAAGGTTCTGACTGTGGCAATAATGTTTAGTGCCTCTGCACAGCAAATGGATTTTAGAGTATCTGAAGGTATTGCAGAATCCCAAAGGTTGATAGAAGTAGCTTATAAGGCGGGAGGAAGGGAAAAGTCTCCGTACCACTTTGAGAAGGCGAGGGCTTACAGGGACCTTTCTGTTCTCTTTGCCAGCGAAATGGAGGAAGTTAGTTCAAAGATCTTTGCCATAAAGAGCATGAACTCTGCCTCTAAGTCTATAGAAGGTTCGGCGGAGTTAGACAAACTTTCGGAACCTGAGCTACCCCCTAATAGAGGAAAGCCTACTATAGACCTAAAAGCCATCTACGCTAACTTGCAAAAAATAAGGGAAGAAAAGGCTTTCAGTTGTGCACCCAAAGAGTTGGCTAACGCAGAAGCCTACTATGAAGGTTTAATCCATGAGCTTTCAAAAGAAAGACCTAAGGCATCTCTTGTGCAGTCTTTGTATGATAGTTTTCTCTCCAACTATTTGCTTGCCAAAGAGAAGGTGGATATAGCTAAGAGGGAGTCCCTGGTTTGTTATACGGGTAAAGTAGAACTTCCCGTCGCCCAAGCAGAACCTATGGAGCCCGTCGTCCAAAAGCCAATAGAACCGCAGGAACCTGCAAAAGTGGAAGAACCCCTTATGGTGCGCGCCAGAATACACTTTGACTTTAATAAGGCAGACATAAAGAAAGAATACATACCACTGCTCAAAGAGGTGGCAAAGGTGCTAAAGGAAAATCCCAACATAAACCTAAGGATTGAAGGCTACACGGATGATATAGGCACCAAGGCCTACAACCAAAAGCTTGCACTGAGGAGGGCTATGGCGGTTAAAAACTTTTTGGTAAAGGAGGGTATAAAACCTGAGAGGATACAGATAGTGGGTTTTGGAAAGGAAAGATACATCGCAGAGAACACTACGCCCATAGGTAGGCTAACCAACAGGAGGGCAGAGTTTATAGTTATCCAGGTGCCCACGCAATGA
- the gltX gene encoding glutamate--tRNA ligase translates to MVVSRFAPSPTGYLHLGNARTAIFSYLFARHHGGKFILRIEDTDRERSSKEFEEMLLRDLEWLGIEWDEFYRQSERFDIYKEYAQRLIESGWAYPCVCTPEELEEERKKAEEKGIPYRYSGKCRHMNLEDVKDKGIPYTIRFKVPEGEVITFEDLIKGPISISVDDFGDFVIVRSDGSPVYNFVVVVDDALMGVSHVIRGEDHIPNTPKQILIYRALGFEVPKFAHLPVILGPDRSKLSKRHGAVSVKNYREEGFLPQAMFNYLCLLGWSPPEEGREVYSKEELIKLFDLKDVNDSPAVFDAQKLRWMNGVYIREVLSLEELAKELTPFLERAGYSFDKDYLLKVLQRARDAFETLSEAVDRLKPFFVDDVEYSEQAKGILENQTAMQVLEYVLLKLEGEELSGQKIKEIAKMAQKELGIKPKDFWHTLRAALTGELEGVGVDVLCDVLPKDRFIKRVERALKSFQ, encoded by the coding sequence ATGGTGGTTAGTAGGTTCGCACCAAGCCCTACGGGTTATTTACACCTTGGCAACGCAAGGACCGCCATCTTCAGCTACCTCTTTGCGAGGCATCACGGAGGAAAGTTCATCCTACGCATAGAGGACACGGACAGGGAAAGGTCATCCAAAGAGTTTGAGGAGATGCTCCTTAGGGACTTAGAGTGGCTTGGCATAGAGTGGGACGAGTTTTACAGACAGTCCGAAAGGTTTGATATATACAAAGAGTACGCCCAAAGGCTAATAGAGTCCGGATGGGCTTATCCTTGCGTATGCACACCGGAGGAGCTAGAAGAAGAAAGGAAAAAGGCAGAGGAAAAAGGCATTCCCTACAGATACTCGGGCAAATGTAGGCATATGAACCTTGAAGATGTTAAAGACAAAGGAATACCCTACACTATAAGGTTCAAAGTTCCGGAGGGAGAGGTGATAACCTTTGAGGACCTTATAAAGGGACCTATATCCATAAGCGTGGATGACTTTGGAGACTTTGTGATCGTCCGGAGCGACGGAAGCCCGGTCTATAACTTTGTGGTGGTGGTGGATGATGCCCTGATGGGTGTTAGCCATGTGATAAGGGGGGAAGACCACATTCCAAACACACCTAAGCAAATACTCATATACCGAGCTTTGGGCTTTGAGGTTCCCAAGTTTGCCCACCTGCCTGTAATTCTTGGACCAGACAGAAGCAAGCTCTCCAAAAGGCACGGTGCAGTCTCCGTAAAAAACTACCGAGAGGAGGGCTTTTTGCCACAGGCTATGTTCAACTACCTTTGCCTTTTGGGATGGTCTCCGCCAGAGGAAGGAAGGGAGGTCTACTCAAAGGAGGAACTGATTAAGCTCTTTGACCTAAAGGATGTTAACGACTCTCCTGCTGTTTTTGACGCCCAAAAGCTTAGGTGGATGAACGGAGTGTATATAAGAGAAGTTCTGAGTCTTGAGGAGCTTGCAAAGGAGCTCACTCCTTTCCTTGAGAGGGCGGGATATTCCTTTGACAAGGATTACCTTTTAAAGGTTCTGCAGAGGGCTAGGGATGCCTTTGAAACCCTCTCAGAAGCAGTGGATAGACTAAAGCCCTTCTTTGTGGATGATGTGGAATATTCAGAGCAAGCAAAGGGAATTTTAGAAAATCAAACCGCCATGCAAGTTCTGGAGTATGTGCTTTTAAAGTTAGAGGGAGAGGAACTGAGCGGACAGAAGATCAAAGAGATCGCCAAGATGGCCCAGAAGGAGCTTGGAATAAAGCCCAAGGATTTTTGGCACACACTGAGGGCAGCCCTAACGGGAGAGCTGGAGGGTGTTGGAGTGGATGTTCTATGCGATGTTTTGCCGAAGGATAGGTTTATAAAAAGGGTAGAGAGGGCACTGAAGAGCTTTCAGTAG
- a CDS encoding cation:proton antiporter, with the protein MEMHYVFLYLAIILFSARIVGDAFAKFGLPAVLGEILVGVLLGKSALGLIEVNEIIKVLAELGVILLLFQVGLEADIHQLKKVGIKAVIVAFVGAFAPMLLGFLVGYYLLNLPLLTSLFLGGTLTATSIGITVGVLEDLGKMKERFAQIVLGAAVLDDIFGVIVLAGLYELAKEGQVHVDALLLLVLYIGSFFIFSPILAQILARVIQLLSKKLGTMDFVPPAVLSMVLFFAFLAHEVGSPEILGAFTAGLALSRRFAIPFALFLKTDERMAEKIEHSILPLVWVLTPVFFVYVGLQLNLKAIDFTSAKFWTLALLITLVAVVGKVISGFFVRVPLREKLLIGFSMLPRGEVGLIFAEFGRQAKVYDDTLYAVVIFVVAITTLMSPIALKILARN; encoded by the coding sequence ATGGAAATGCACTATGTCTTTCTTTACCTTGCCATAATCCTTTTCAGCGCCCGAATAGTGGGAGATGCCTTTGCAAAGTTTGGTCTTCCTGCGGTGCTTGGTGAGATACTGGTGGGTGTTTTGCTTGGCAAGAGTGCCCTCGGGTTAATAGAGGTAAACGAGATCATAAAGGTCCTCGCGGAGCTTGGAGTGATCCTATTGCTCTTTCAGGTGGGTTTGGAGGCGGACATACATCAGCTAAAAAAGGTGGGCATAAAAGCCGTTATTGTTGCCTTTGTGGGTGCCTTTGCACCAATGCTCCTTGGCTTTTTGGTAGGCTATTATCTCTTGAACCTTCCCCTTTTAACCTCCCTCTTCTTAGGAGGAACCTTGACCGCTACGAGCATAGGGATAACGGTGGGAGTCCTGGAAGACTTGGGAAAGATGAAGGAAAGGTTTGCCCAAATAGTTTTGGGTGCGGCGGTCCTTGACGACATCTTTGGTGTGATCGTATTGGCTGGACTCTACGAGCTTGCCAAGGAGGGGCAAGTACATGTGGATGCTCTGCTGCTGCTTGTTCTTTACATAGGCTCCTTTTTTATCTTTTCTCCCATACTGGCACAGATTTTGGCGAGGGTTATACAGCTTCTTTCAAAAAAGCTGGGCACTATGGACTTTGTGCCTCCGGCAGTGCTCTCAATGGTCCTCTTCTTTGCCTTTTTAGCCCACGAGGTGGGCTCTCCCGAAATACTCGGTGCCTTCACCGCAGGTCTTGCCCTCTCAAGGCGTTTTGCCATTCCCTTTGCCCTGTTTTTGAAGACCGACGAGAGGATGGCGGAAAAGATAGAACATTCTATACTGCCTTTAGTTTGGGTGCTAACACCTGTATTCTTTGTCTATGTGGGACTGCAATTGAATTTAAAAGCCATTGACTTCACCTCTGCCAAGTTTTGGACCTTGGCGTTGCTTATAACACTCGTTGCAGTGGTAGGAAAAGTAATCTCAGGATTTTTTGTTAGAGTACCACTCAGAGAAAAGCTCTTGATCGGTTTTTCTATGCTACCACGGGGTGAGGTGGGTCTCATCTTTGCGGAGTTTGGAAGGCAGGCAAAGGTTTACGACGATACCCTTTATGCGGTGGTGATCTTTGTGGTAGCAATAACTACTTTGATGTCTCCAATAGCCCTTAAAATATTAGCCAGAAATTGA
- the dut gene encoding dUTP diphosphatase — translation MLRVKIKRFPHAEGLELPFYATPGSVGMDLLYAGYEEVVLKPFERRLLPTGIAIELPEGYEAQVRPRSGLAIKHGITILNAPGTIDSDYRGEIKVILINLGNEDFVVRRGDRIAQLVVAPVVRVQWEEVEELTESLRGPNGFGSTGR, via the coding sequence ATGCTCAGGGTAAAAATAAAAAGGTTTCCGCACGCGGAAGGCTTAGAACTGCCGTTTTATGCAACGCCGGGCTCTGTAGGTATGGACCTTTTATACGCAGGCTATGAAGAGGTGGTACTAAAGCCCTTTGAAAGAAGGCTCCTTCCCACAGGCATAGCCATAGAACTGCCCGAAGGTTACGAAGCCCAAGTACGTCCCAGAAGTGGGCTTGCCATAAAGCACGGTATAACCATCCTAAACGCTCCGGGTACCATAGACAGCGACTACAGGGGAGAAATAAAGGTTATTCTCATAAACTTGGGCAACGAAGATTTCGTTGTTCGCAGGGGAGACCGTATCGCCCAGTTGGTAGTTGCCCCTGTGGTCAGGGTGCAGTGGGAAGAGGTTGAGGAGCTTACAGAGAGCCTTAGAGGTCCCAACGGCTTTGGTTCTACAGGGAGGTAG
- a CDS encoding polyribonucleotide nucleotidyltransferase translates to MERIEVKLGDKDPIIIETGHYAKLSDGAVVVRQGDTAVLVTAVMSENPIQNIDFVPLTVDYREQSSAWGKIPGGFIKREGKPTEREILVSRVIDRPIRPLLPEGFPYEVVITALTLSADDKYDPDVLAITGASAALHISRIPFDGPIVGLRVCRVDGKFVVNPTYEERQRADLDIIMACSESAIVMVEGGAKEVDEETFMDALYFGQSSALELLRAQEELRQRVGVPKVQFEGLELPAEWQKLLEEQCTERIKESLKIQDKRERKSLQAKILEEFIANNQVPQELAFKVGYQYKKLISKLMREMVLTEGKRIDGRGPKDIRPITIEVHPFERPHGSAIFTRGQTQAFATVTLGAPEEAQLVETIYEGETFKRFMLHYNFPPFSAGEAKPWGPPRRREIGHGALAERALEPLIPPQEEFPYIIRVVSNILESNGSTSMATVCAGSLALFDAGVPMKKHVGGIAMGLIMEGERYVILSDILGDEDQLGDMDFKVAGTRDGITSVQMDIKIKGLTREIMRSALMQAREGRLYILEKMYSAMPEPRKEVSPYAPKIEIITIPEDKALTVIGPGGKNVREWREKLGVSVWVHEGGRTSLTSMDREAIEKVKAIIMKLLEDVEIGKVYEGKIVRVEPYGVFVEIMEGKTGMLHVSKMAERVKDVRARFKVGDTIKVKVLDIDERGRPNLTTIGIDQPA, encoded by the coding sequence ATGGAGAGGATAGAGGTTAAGCTTGGAGACAAAGACCCAATAATTATAGAAACGGGTCATTACGCCAAGCTATCGGACGGAGCGGTAGTAGTCCGGCAGGGGGATACAGCGGTTTTGGTAACGGCGGTTATGTCCGAGAACCCCATTCAGAACATTGACTTTGTCCCCCTTACGGTAGATTACCGGGAGCAATCCTCCGCCTGGGGTAAAATTCCCGGAGGTTTTATAAAGAGGGAGGGCAAGCCCACCGAAAGGGAGATCTTGGTCTCTCGGGTTATAGACCGTCCCATAAGGCCACTACTGCCTGAGGGCTTTCCTTATGAAGTGGTGATCACAGCCCTCACCCTTTCCGCAGATGACAAGTATGACCCCGATGTACTGGCTATAACAGGTGCCAGCGCTGCACTGCATATTTCTCGTATTCCCTTTGATGGTCCCATTGTGGGGCTAAGAGTTTGCAGGGTGGACGGCAAGTTTGTGGTAAATCCCACTTACGAAGAAAGACAGAGGGCAGACCTGGATATTATTATGGCTTGTTCTGAGTCTGCCATTGTGATGGTGGAGGGTGGTGCCAAGGAGGTGGATGAGGAGACCTTTATGGACGCCCTCTACTTTGGACAGTCCTCTGCCTTGGAGCTTTTGAGGGCTCAGGAGGAACTCAGACAGAGAGTAGGCGTTCCAAAGGTGCAGTTTGAGGGGCTTGAGCTCCCCGCAGAATGGCAAAAGCTTTTAGAGGAGCAATGCACAGAGAGGATCAAGGAATCCCTGAAAATTCAAGACAAAAGGGAAAGAAAGAGCCTACAGGCAAAGATTTTGGAAGAGTTCATAGCCAACAATCAGGTTCCCCAAGAGCTTGCCTTTAAGGTGGGCTACCAATACAAAAAGCTCATCAGCAAGCTCATGAGGGAAATGGTCCTAACAGAAGGCAAAAGGATCGATGGCAGAGGTCCCAAAGACATAAGACCCATCACCATAGAGGTTCATCCCTTTGAAAGACCCCATGGCAGTGCTATATTCACAAGGGGTCAAACCCAAGCCTTTGCTACTGTTACACTGGGTGCTCCTGAGGAAGCCCAGTTGGTGGAGACCATATACGAAGGAGAGACCTTCAAAAGGTTCATGCTTCACTATAATTTCCCACCCTTTTCCGCTGGAGAGGCAAAGCCCTGGGGACCTCCCCGTAGGAGGGAGATAGGACACGGTGCTCTGGCAGAGAGGGCTTTGGAACCTCTGATACCCCCTCAGGAGGAGTTTCCTTACATAATAAGGGTGGTTTCTAACATACTGGAATCCAACGGTTCCACTTCAATGGCTACTGTCTGTGCGGGTTCTTTGGCGCTCTTTGATGCGGGCGTTCCCATGAAAAAGCATGTGGGGGGCATAGCCATGGGGCTAATAATGGAAGGGGAACGCTACGTAATCCTCTCGGACATCTTGGGAGATGAGGACCAGCTGGGAGACATGGACTTTAAGGTGGCGGGCACGAGGGATGGTATAACCAGCGTGCAGATGGACATCAAAATAAAAGGTCTAACTAGAGAGATTATGAGGTCCGCCCTCATGCAGGCAAGGGAGGGAAGGCTCTACATCTTAGAAAAGATGTACTCCGCAATGCCGGAGCCAAGGAAGGAAGTATCTCCGTACGCACCAAAGATAGAGATCATAACCATACCAGAAGACAAGGCTTTAACAGTCATTGGTCCCGGTGGGAAAAATGTCAGGGAGTGGAGGGAAAAGCTGGGTGTTTCCGTTTGGGTCCACGAGGGAGGAAGGACCTCTCTTACCAGCATGGACCGAGAAGCCATAGAAAAGGTAAAAGCCATCATAATGAAGTTGTTGGAAGATGTGGAGATAGGCAAGGTATATGAAGGAAAGATAGTCCGGGTAGAACCCTACGGTGTCTTTGTGGAGATTATGGAGGGAAAAACGGGAATGCTCCATGTTTCTAAGATGGCGGAAAGGGTTAAGGATGTTAGGGCTAGGTTCAAGGTAGGGGATACCATAAAGGTAAAAGTGCTTGACATAGATGAAAGAGGAAGACCAAATTTGACAACGATCGGTATAGACCAGCCGGCGTAG